The stretch of DNA aataaaataaaatgttttattttttgttaaaaaaaatgtaaggtgAATAACATATACTATTTCCTGCTGTAGAATAAGTTTAGCTGACGTTCTTGCATATTACAAAATGTCTCCAAAAAGGGAATGCTTTGCTGTCATCGTCGTTGTTGGTTTTAGGGGGAGGGGAAACAGAactgtattcttcaaaaatattagtgTTGTAATAGATAAAACAAGgccaaggaaatacaattaaTGGAGACTAAAGAGACCTGGCAACTAAATGCACTACCTGACCCTAGGCTGGATCCTgagccagaaggaaaaagaaatgctaaagagaCCATCAGGTAGTCAATTAACAAACATGGCAGAGGATGGTGGATGAGATCAAAGGATTATTACTTTTGTTAAATGTACTGAAGTTGCTAACTCTGCTGTAGTTATACAAAAGAACACACTTAGGggcacttgggaggctcagtggttgaacatctgcctttggctcagggcgtgatcctgaggtcctgggatcgagtcccgcatctgtagggagcctgcttctccctctgcctgtgtctctgcctctgtctctctgtgtctctcatgaataaataaataaaatctttaaaaaaagaacacacttaTTCTTAGAAAATAGATCAAGTATCTAGGGCAAAGGGTAATTCTGTGTGTAACTTACTCTCAAATGcttcagagaaacagacagaAAGGCGGATGGAGAGATAGATCGagccaagaaaaaataaaagagacaggCAAACTGTTAACTATCGGTAAAGGGTATTCACTGAACTATTCTTGTTACTTTTTCATCAGttagaaattatttccaaattaaagtttttaaaaactataatagaGACAGATGTAACATCAGATAAATTTCTAAGAGGTAATTTACCTAagctcccccaccaccaccttgtGGCTGGTGAAAAGAGACAGAAATTTCATGCCATCTGcacaaaaaccaaccaaccaaccaaccaaccaaccaaccaaaaagtACTACCTACATGTAAATAACAAATAAAGTAGGAATGTCCTTTCTACCTTCATCCAAACAACTTGGATTGGGCAGGGTCTTGATTCCAAGCAATTCTATTCTCACTCATAAGAGTGGGCTTGGGCTACAAAAAAACCTTCTgtgacagattcttttttttttttttaagattgtatttatttatttgagagacagacagacagacagaaacagTGACCAGGAtagcacaagcagagaggagagggagaaccaggctcccctctgagcagggagcctgatgtggggctggaccctaggaccccaggatcatgacctgagccgcaggcagatgcttaaccaactgagccacccaggcacccctcgtgACAAATTGTCTTTGGCTGCTTCTTGTCTTTCAATTCCTAATGTTTgtgctcctggtttcattgatcaaGATTGACTTGAGAGCCTGGTTTGAGCCCAGTTTCTTCCATATCTAATATCCCTAGCTCTAGCTGCTTTCTCCTGTCACTATTACTGATGTTCAGGATCTTCGGTATGGTATTTAACACTCAACAAAGGTGGCCTGTGTGTCTTCATTAAGGGAGGTGGCCTGTGTGTCTTCATTAAGGGAGGGGGATCTCCAAATCCCTGATTTAGGTAAAATCCTCTTGCTTTCCCAATTCTTCttgcttgcttaaaaaaaaaaaaaaaagttaaatgtatatACCTTCATAGGATCCATGATATACTGGGAAAACGTGttccttttttcaaaatcaagcagaagaaaattaTACTTGGATGTCGCATTGGACTCACAACTTCTGCCCCAAGAGAAGTTAACAAGTTCTGAACACATTTTCTgcttaaaggaagaagaaactgtCCCTGAGCATGTGGCTTGCACGCTCCCTACCATTCACTTCCAACCACCAAGTGGGTAATGCTGATTCTGGAGCTCAATGTAACTCAGTAGAAGATTCCAGAAGCAGGAGGGGCGATAGCCAGGTGTGGGTTGGCACTGCTTCTGATAGGGAATTAAGTACATGTGAAGCCCAAGGCCAGTCTGTGTACATTCTGCAATCCTGAAAATTCACTCCATTGGGATTAGTAAAATCAAACATCCTCTAGGCCAGAGATGGAAACCACCCCTGAATTTGCCAGGCCTTATGGATACTGCTCAATAAATCTTAattgaatgagttaataaatatttgttggattggGTTGTGTATATTTGCATTGAGCAAACAGTACAACAGGTAACTTACTTCAAGCCTAGAAGTAATCTTGGGAAACATTATCCTTCACACAGACTGAGCAGAATGTACACCTGGGAACATATGCTCCAAATGGGAATGATTCCATTAACCACTCAGATTCTACTTTTCCTATTTTGCAGTAATCTCTTTGGCTCCAAAATGCACTAAATGAACTGTAATCACTAACAAGAGTAAACTTAAAAAACAGGAATCGTGTGAACGTCGACTAAAACTCAGAGACACTCATGTATAGACACCCTTAAAGcctcttctcatttctctttcaaaacaaatttaaggggcacctgggtggttcagtagttgagcatctgccttcagctcatgtcatgaccccagggtcctgggatctgagtcctgcatcaggctccttgcctgtgtctctgtctctctctgtgtgtctctcataaataaataaaatctttaaaaaaaagttagatcTCTTCATCAAAATATTGTTCCTTTGTGCCAACCCACTGGAGCCCTAAATTAAGAATAGCTTCcttagggctcctgggtggctcagtcagttaagtgtctgccttcatctcaggtcatgatctgggggtcctgggatcgagccctgtgctgggctttctgctcagcagggagcctgcttctccctctccttctgcttgcttctccctctccctcaccctgcttgtgcacactctttctcagataaataaataaaccttaaaaaaaagaatagttttcttaaaatgtatttaaagttaCAAATATACTAAAAGATCTTGATtaccttttcaaatttttttttaatttatgatagtcgcagagagagagagagagagaggcagagacacaggcagagggagaagcaggctccatgcaccggaggcccgacgtgggattcgatcccgggtctccaggatcgcgccctgggccaaaggcaggcgccaaaccgctgcgccacccagggatcccttgattaCCTTTTCAAAAGTCTGTCTTACCTTGTATGTattccaaaatttctttttcaggtcCAAAAATATATCATCCTTTTCCTGGAGAATACTCATACCTATTTGTAAAAACAGGCACCACAAGGATTTTGCAAGACTCAGTAGGAAGAACACTGTATAACAGttcaagttttctctttcaatatgCAAAGTACCCACCAGTATGTATCTTTTATTCATTATATCCCTTCTGATCCAACAGTGAAAACAACATGAACTCCATTCTAAAactagataaatctttttaaaatatatatggaatttaaaaaataaaaccagataaaTCTTAAAGGAATGATAAATATGAAGTGAAAATAGCAGAGTATAAATATAATAGCAGAAAGATAGCTAataggtatatatatgtataccatatacatatgccatatatatataccatatatatatagatatatagatatatagatatatgtagtAAGAGAACCCACAGCATTCAGATAGGGCAATTGGTGACTTCTCTGCCTTCCAAActttttgtaaaatgtttaacatttttaaaaatgttttaaaatgttttaaaatgtttaacattttaaatgtttagcattttaaaaatttagggtcgcctggatggcttagtctattaaatgtttgtctttggctcaggacatgatccagtgtcctgggatagagcccccactgggctcccaactcatcagagtctgcttctccctctgcctctgcccctccccctggcttgtgctctagctcattctcaatctctctctctctctcatgaataaataaagcctttaagtaaataaataaaattttagacacttaaattccttctttttaaagaataaaaaaaggctGATGGACCTCGTGGGTATTCCGGCAACTACAAAGTTCCCATCAGCATTCTAATCAGAATTATTCTAATCAGAATTTGAAAGCAGAACACTAATTCAGCCTTTCTAAAAACATTCTGAAAACTTTGCATGTTCAACAACCCTGAAAAGAAATTCAGGGAGCAAAGACAAAAATCCTCCTATTTTAGGaaggagtaaaaataaaagtgctttaaaaagtcTCCTTCAAATCCGATTAGGAGGAAGGGGAAACGAGGGTTTTTTTAGTTAAATGCAAGGGATTCTGAGAACAGGATTTATAAGAATCCCCAGGCGTATATTGGTAATATCGGGTTCTACTTTCCAAGCACTAATTAAGCACTAAGCACTTTCTGTGCCTTATTTCATTtgaccacccccctcccccatacaATCCGCTGAGGTTGGGAGTTACAGAGGCGGAAATGAGCTCTGGGAGGTTAATACCGGACCAAGTCCTACTGAGGTAAGGATTCTGAGCCAGACCTCTCCATCACAATCTGAGATCCCCAAGGTGGCCCCAGCACAAAAGATCATCTGATATAGGCAATTTCTAGGTTGGAAGTTCCTTGAACAAACATCCAACCCCTCCAGTCCCCCCCTTCACTTtcacaggaggagagggaaatcGGGCCAGaaatctaaaagcaaaacaaagcagcCATCTGGGTAGGAATCCGTGTTCAGGGAGCCTCAGACTTAAATCACAATGCTCCGGGAGCTGGGTTCCTGCAGCATCTTTCTGGCTTACAGACATACGGACAACATTCAAGATGAACATCACAGCATGGATTATGTTGtttttgggcaagtcactgaaccCCCTTTGAGACTGTGTTCTTATCTGTAACACAAGAATAGCAAAGAGCGCCTGCCTCACTGGGTTGTTGGAGGATTAAAGTGGGAacctgggggcacctaggtggctcagtggttgggcgtctgcctttggctcaggtcatgatcaggtcctaggatcaagtcccacatcaggctccctgcagggagcctgcttctccctctgcccatgtctctgcctctctctatgtgtctctcatgaataaataaacaaattttttttaaaataaataaataaaataaaacaggaaactGGTTCCTCGAGGTCCAGCCCCTAGGTCCCAACTCCTTCACTGGAGTTCAAGGCAATTGCAGTCATGGGCATGAGGAGCCTCTTTGCAGATATGCCCCCGAAGTCACACATCTTGGGACCAGGCACCTGACAGCCATGGCTCCCAGGTCCTTTATTTTACTGACCCCACTGACCGCATCATCCATGTGGTCCGGCTGAGACTACAACAGGCAACCAGGGGTTCATACTTCATACTTCCTGAGGGGTTGATGAGGAAAGGAACCAGATCTGGATCCCCAAAATAAGATCCACAGGGCAGTGTAGGTTTCTTCAAGGTGCTgagtgacccccacccccatgacctGGTTTAGAAGGCACTGGCAGCCAATGAAAAGAAGACCATCTTCGGGTAGGGGGAGGATATGTTATCCCCAATGCCAGGGTCAGGCCCAGGGCCCTTGGATTTTCTTGAGGAATTGGTGACTGTCCCCCACCCTTCTCCTTTACTGGCTATGGAAACTGCTAGGAGGATGGAGGCTACAGAGCCCCTCCCATTGTTTTTAGTCTGTAAGGCCCTAAGGAAGCTTCCCAAAGTCAGATCTTTAGGCCTCAGTGTGATTTTCAGAGGAAGGGCCTCCCAGGACTTTTCACGGGCCAAGAGTTCTCCAAGGCAGGGTCCAAGGTCCACTCACATTTTCTTGGCTTTTCATAGACCGGACGGGACCCCCAAAGGAAAATCTTGTTACCAAAGCAGGACTAAGGCCTTGAGTATGAGTTTTCTTGGGGGAATCTGTTCCTACCTCCGGTTGCACCTGCTCTGCTCCCGGGGTCCCGCAGCAGCCCCGCGGCGCACTTGGTCGGTGTGTTAGAAAGGAGTGTGCGCCCCTGGTAAGGAGGCCCGTCGCCCCAGGCTCGGATTTTCCCAAGAGCAGGACAGGCCTGTCCCACAACTGGGTCACAGGGGTTGCAGCCTCCAGGGCCACTGGCTGTGATCTCCTTGATGTTCATGTGGACCTTTTTCAGGGGGGGAATGGACCCGCCCccctccagctctgcctccctccagTTCTAGCTGATGCCCCGGGCCCCCACCGAGCATGCACGACCACCGCAGCGTCCCAACCGTGGTCCTGGCCCCTGGCTCCCTCCTAGGCGCCACCTCTCAACTTCTCCCACTTACTCCCTGGTTGCCACACTTCTCAGCTCTTGCACCTGGACCCCCAGTTCCGCCCCTGCAGTCCTGCGcgcatccccacccccaccccgaccccatgGCTTGCTTCCAGCCctgggcgccccccgccccgcccccccagcccttggctctccctctccatccccgccccgggcccctcACCTGCATAGAAGGCCGAGACGGCCACCGGCCCGCCGATCGCCTGGTCGCACAGCACCTTGGCCAGCACCGCGCGCGGCGCACGGCCCGGCAGCGCGCGCTCCAGCAGGCGCAGCCACACGTAGTTGAAGTTGCCGTGGAAGGTCACGGCCACGGTGGCCACGCGCCGCGTCTGCTGCCAGTCGGCCGGAGCGCCCCGTAGCCGTTGCTGCAGCGCGTCCCCGGCGGAGAAGAGCGCCGCGTAGAGCAGCACGTTGGTGGGCCACGGGTAGCGCCGGGCCGCGCGCAGCAGCGCCCGCCACCAGCCAGCCAtgcccatgggggggggggggggtgcccagcGACCGCGGCGCCAGCTCCCCGGGCCacgcccgcccgcgcccggcccTGCGCGCCGCCTCCGCCACCTGCACCTGTCCTCGCGGATGCTCCCGAGCCATTGGGCGCCCCGCGCACACCCAGTCCGCGCGCTCCAATCCCGTGGCCGCGGGGCCGAGCCTCGGAAACGCGGGCGGGCCGGTGCACCGAATGCGGGATCCGTTTCCCTGAAATGTCCAGAGCAGGCTCGTGCATCGACAGAAAGTAGGCTAGCGCTTGTCGGaggctgtggggtggggtgggggggatgcgaAGTGACTTGGGTGTGCGCTTCTTTGGCGTGtgattatatctcaaaaaaaaaaaaaaaaaaaagttgaaagagatgggaagacaaggggtggaggaagaagggataCCAAAACCCAGTTACCAAGAGGACGGTGTAATGTTAATGTGCAAACAAGTCACCCTTCCAATGCACACAACACGCTGTTAGGTCGCTTAGGAGACAAATCCAGAAGTTCACGTGTGAAGCCTTTTCTGAACGGGAGCTCCAGTAAGGTAAGAGGGGGGGGACCTACTGCCTTCTCTTCAGTGTGGGACTCACTGAATATTGCCTCGCAAAACATGCTGAGCTCCCAGGCAGTGTCCCAGAAGGAGGGGGTCACTGGGGACCCCAGCCCCAGATAACCATCTCAGCCCTCCTTGCTTCTTCAGAAGGAGGGGGTCACTGGGGACCCCAGCCCCAGATAACCATCTCAGCCCTCcttgcttcttttcctccttccttgttttttctttcttcattgacaCATCCAAGCCCAtcctcattctctgtctctttctctcttctattaagctaccctctttttaaaaagattttatttattcatcatagacatagagaaagagagagagagagagaaggcagagacacaggcagagggagaagcagggcccatgcCAGGAGGCCGACGCAGAACTCCATCCggggattccaggatcgcaccctgggccaaaggcaggcgccaagctgctgagccacccagggatcccccagctaccccccttttatttcattttaattttttaaagatttagtttatttgagagcaagagaaagagagagctcagaATGGCAggggagggccagaaggagaaggagagaatagGGTGCccctcattttaatttgttttaattttaacttttcatttcgAGATGATTccagacttagaaaaaaaaagttgcaaaagtaGTACGGAGTTCCCATGCAGGCATACCCAAGCTTCCCCAAATACTGACATCTTGCATAATAACCATAGTACAATGATCAAAACCAGACACTAATCGCTGATGTAATTCTATTACCTAATCTACAGACCTTATTCAAATTGTTGCCAGTTGTCCCACTAAAGTCCTTTTTTCCAGTCTGGCCTCCAGTCTGGCATCCTGGTCTGGATCATTTTGCATTGCACTGAATTATTATGTTATCTATGGTCTTAGTCTCCACTCTGGGGAGCTGGGGGTTATTTTGCAGACTTCCTCCACTTGACCCCGTTATTGTTATGGGCTAAATTATATGCCTCCCCAGATTCATATGTTGGAGCCCTAACCCCCAGGATCTCAGGATGTGACTGCTTTGGAGATAggacctttaaagaggtgattggATAATGATAGGATGGGACCAagcaatctgactggtgtcctgaTAAGAAGAGggaatttggggatgcctgggtggctcagcggttgagcgtctgccttcggctcagggcgtgatcctggctggggtcctgggatcgagtcctgcctcgggctccccacagggagcctgcttctccctctgcctgtgtgtctcccctctctctg from Vulpes vulpes isolate BD-2025 chromosome 3, VulVul3, whole genome shotgun sequence encodes:
- the MPV17L gene encoding mpv17-like protein isoform X1, with protein sequence MNIKEITASGPGGCNPCDPVVGQACPALGKIRAWGDGPPYQGRTLLSNTPTKCAAGLLRDPGSRAGATGGMSILQEKDDIFLDLKKKFWNTYKSGLVYWPFVQLTNFSLVPVHWRTAYTGLCGFLWATFLCFSQQSGDGTFKSAFTFLHVKEANALERSPKK
- the MPV17L gene encoding mpv17-like protein isoform X2, whose protein sequence is MGMAGWWRALLRAARRYPWPTNVLLYAALFSAGDALQQRLRGAPADWQQTRRVATVAVTFHGNFNYVWLRLLERALPGRAPRAVLAKVLCDQAIGGPVAVSAFYAGMSILQEKDDIFLDLKKKFWNTYKSGLVYWPFVQLTNFSLVPVHWRTAYTGLCGFLWATFLCFSQQSGDGTFKSAFTFLHVKEANALERSPKK